Proteins found in one Geitlerinema sp. PCC 9228 genomic segment:
- a CDS encoding glutaredoxin family protein: MKLILYSKPGCHLCEGLQEKLEQVENPQISLEIRDITTRDDWFAAYQYAIPVLVQETSPGEQVRLPRPSPGISVERLARMLREYEQG, translated from the coding sequence ATGAAATTGATTTTGTACAGCAAGCCTGGATGCCACTTGTGCGAAGGTTTGCAGGAAAAATTGGAACAGGTGGAAAATCCCCAAATTTCTTTGGAGATTCGCGATATTACGACCCGCGATGATTGGTTTGCTGCTTACCAATACGCAATTCCAGTTTTGGTCCAAGAAACGTCGCCAGGAGAACAGGTGCGATTGCCTCGCCCTTCTCCGGGGATTTCTGTGGAACGGTTGGCGAGGATGTTGCGCGAGTATGAGCAGGGGTGA